A stretch of DNA from Microbacterium sp. LWS13-1.2:
TCGCAGACCCCGCAACAGGGGCGACCACGTCGAGCGATGCTGTGGTGGAAGCTCGCGGTTCTCACGCGCTGCTGGCTCAGCTTCGACGGAGCGGATGCGCTGCTCGCCGCGATGATGCAGCAGCCGGCATCCTCCGGTATGTTGCCCAGTTGCCTAGATGTTGCTCGCCAGCCAGGAGATTCGAGGGGAGCGGTGGACGGTACCCGTGTCCGATCTATGTGCGAATTCCGCACGTAGGATCTGTTCAAGCTGACATAATGTGCATTATCGGCACATGAAGGAAGTCCAGCCCATTGCGCCCCTTCCGGCCCGGCACTAGAGATAGGCCATGACAGAAACCCCTTCCGGCGCCCGGCCGCTGCCGGAGACCACCGACCGCGCCGAGTGGCAGAGCCGACTCGATGACCTGCTTGTAAAAGAAAAGGCGCACACGCGCGCCGGTGACGAACTCGCTGCAGAACGTCGCCGGCTGCCGATGGTCGAGGTCGATCCGACGACGCCGGTGATCGGCGCCGATGGTCCGATCCCGCTCATCGAGGTCTTCGAGGGGCGTTCCCAGCTGATCGCGTACTTCCACATGTGGCATGACGGGAAGCCTGCGGCCCGGCAGTGTGTCGGGTGCACGTTCTCGACCAGCCACATGAACGAGTTGTCGTATCTGAACTCGCGCGACATCACTTACGCGACGTTCTGCGAGGGCCCCTACGAGGCGAGCTCGCGCTACCGGGACTTCATGGGCTGGACGATGCCCTGGTACGCCGTGCCCGTGGAGTCGCTCGACCAATTGGTCGCCGGGCGGGATTTCGGGATGCTGGTCTGCTACCTGCGCGACGGCGACCGCGTCTACGAGACGTACTGGACGACCGGTCGCGGCAACGAGCGCATGGCACCGTCATACGCGCTGATGGACCTCACCGTGTACGGCAGGCAGGAGTTCTGGGAGGACTCCCCCGCCGGCTGGCCGAAGCAGTTCGACACACGCGGACAGCAGATGAGTCTCAAGGGCCGTCCGACGGCGCAGTGGCCCCGTATCCGCGCCGGCCACGGCGACGATCTCGGCGAGGCGGCGGAGAGCTCCCCGGAGCACGCTCATCACCACTGACATCCGGTGGCCGATGCCCGAGGACCATCCGCCGCCGAGGTCCCGCTCAGACCACCCAGGCACCGTCCCGCATGAGGACGCGTCCGGCCAGCTCGTTCGACTCGCGCCACGCCTGGATGCGCGTCGGTCGCAGGACGAGGAACACGTATCCGGCGAGTCCGCGCGGATCCCAGTCGGCCTGTGCCGCGTACGCGCCGCCCAGCGACTCGTCGTCGACACCCGCCGACCGCTCGAGTACGGCGTCGATCATCGCGACGTCGCGGGTGGGTCCGATCGCCAGGCGAGCTATCCCTGATACCGCGATGTTGCGGGCCGTCACCGAACGCTCCTCGAGCGCGATGACCGCACGGTCGTCGATCCACGCGAGCGACAGCGGAACGAGGTGCGCCGCCGCGTCCGGCGACGCGGTCGCCACCCAGACATCGGCTGCCGGCGCTGTCAGCGCGGTGAGCAGATCGACCTTGCGGGTCGCGCGGTCACGGGGTTCAGGCATCCATGGCTCCCTTGGTTCGGCGCGTGCCAGTCTGTCAGACGGCGACGCGCGATTGGCACCCGAGAGAACGATTTCCTAGGCTCGGACCATGCTGGAGTCGCTCACCGGGTTCGTCGTGGTGGGCGTGGCGATCCTCGTCGGGTGGATCCTGGGCCGCATCGACCTCCTCGGCGAGCACGCGCGGCCGGTGCTCGCGCGGCTGACGTTCTTCGTGCTCTCGCCTTTCCTGCTGTTCGTCGTGCTGGCGCAGGCGGATGTGAAGACCCTCTTCTCGGCGCTGCTGCCCGTGTCGGCGATCGCCGCCGTGGCGGTGATCCTCGCGCACGCCTTCATTGCGCGCATCGCCTGGCGGCGCTCGGTCGGCGAGACCGTGATCGGCGCACTGAGCGCCGGCCAGGTGAACTCCAACAACATCGGCATCCCGCTGTCGCTGTACCTGCTCGGCAGCGCCGCATATCCGGCGCCGGTGATCCTGATGCAGCTCCTCGTGTTCACCCCCATCACGATGGCGATCCTGGATGCCGTCACCACCGCCCGCGCGTCGCTGTGGCGCGCCATCGCGCGCGTAGCCACGAACCCGATCGTGCTCGGCTCCGTGCTCGGCACCCTCGTCTCGGTCTCGGGCATCGAGCTGCCGCCGATCGTGATGGAGCCCACGGTGCTCATCGCGAACGCGTGCGTGCCGATCCTCCTGATCGCCTACGGCATCTCGCTGCACGGGCAGCGCGTGCTGGCGCCCTCGGGCCGCCGGCGCGACATCGTGCTCGCCAGCACCCTGAAGCTCGTGGCGATGCCGGTCATCGCCTGGGCCGTGGCGGAGTTCGTCTTCGGCCTCTCCGCGCACGACGTACTGGTGGTCACGGTGCTCGCCGCCCTGCCGACAGCGCAGAACGTGTTCAACTACTCGCAGCGCTACGACGTGGGCGAGACGATCTCGCGCGACACCGTCTTCCTGACGACGATCGGCTGCGTCCCCGTCCTCATTCTCGTGACGCTGCTGCTGGGTTAGCGTGCGCTGATCGCCGGATCAGGGGCGGACGATCTCGTGCAGGGTTCCCACCACGAGCCGCACCCCGCCCTCGTGCCGGAGCACGGTGAACAGCGTGTGCGTGCAGGTGCGGCAGCGCACGATGGCCGCCGCCTCATCGATCTCGACGATCGCCTCGGCGACCGGGGCGCCTTCCCGACATCCGCCGCATACCGCGATCAGAGCCGTGACGTCGGCCTCGAACACATCCCACAGCAGCCCTGCGGCCGCATTGCCGTCGACCGTGCTGGTCGCGATCTCCGCGCGCATCACGCACCTCCGAAACGTTCGGTCCTGATCCGGGCAGGCGGATGCCCCAGCCCGACGAGCGCGTCCGCGACGTGCTCGACGAAACCCGTCGGGCCGCACACGTAGACGATCGGCTCCCGACCCGGCTCCCACGTGGCGGCACGGAGCACGTCATCGTCGACACGTCCCACGCGTCCCTGCCAGCCGCCGGGTGCGCCGCGCGTGTACCTCCAGGTGAGGGCCACTCCCCCGTTGCTCGCCTGGCGCTCCAGCTCGTCGCGATATATCGCGTCTTCCGCCGTGCGCACCGAATACAGGAGCCGGACAGATGCCGCGGCTCGGGCATCCGTCGCCGCCCGTACGATCGCCATCAGCGGCACGATGCCCGAGCCGCCCGCGATCAGCTGCACCGGCTCCGCTCCCCCGGGCCGCCAGACGAAGTAGCCGCCGAGCGGACCCTTGACTTCGAGCTCGTCGCCGGGCAGCACGTCGCGCACGAGGTAGGGCGACACCTCTCCGTCGGGGATCTCGTCCACGGCGAGCTCGATGGTCTCGCCGGGTCCGTACGAGCCGATCGAGTACGACCGCACGGCCTGATAGCCGTCCTCGGCCGTGAGCCGGATGTCGACATGCTGTCCGGCCTCGTTCCCGGGCCAACCGGGAACCTGGAGATGCAGCAGGCGCGCGGACGGCGTCGTACCGACGGCCTCGACCACACGAGCCGGCTGCCAGCCTCCCACCGTCACCAATATCGCTCCTCGGTCCAGGGGTCACCGTGCATGTTGTAGCCGTTCTGCTCCCAGAAGCCGGGTTCGTCGTCGTCCATCAGTGTGAGTCCGCGCACCCATTTCGCGCTCTTCCAGAAGTAGAGGTGCGGCACGAGCAGTCGCGCCGGGCCGCCGTGCTCGGGGTCGAGCGGTTCGCCGTCGAACTCGAACGCGACCCACGCCCGGCCCTCGCGCAGCTCGTCGAGCGGGATGTTCGTCGTGTAGCCGCCGTACGAGTGCGCCATGGCGTAGGCCGCATCCGTCTCGACCTCGTCGAGGAGGGTGTCCAGCGACACGCCCCGCCACGACGTGCCGAGCTTCGACCAGCGCGTGACGCAGTGGATGTCGGTGTCGACGTCCTCGATGGGCAGCGCCTGGAACTCCTCCCACGTCCAGCAGGTCTCCGCGCCTCCCTCGGTGCGGATGCCGAACCGCCACTCCCCCAGGTCGATACGGGGCGTGGGCCCCGCCGACAGCACCGGGAAGTCCTCGGTCAGGTACTGGCCGGGCGGCAGTCGCGGATCGCTTTCGCGACGCCGTGCTCCGAAACCCCTCGACACGACGGCCATCGAAACCCTCCTCCTGCGCTCCGAACGGACGCGCATGATCACGGATACGCTCCGCTCACGGTAGCGCGGTGCGGCCCGTCGGGGCGATGGGCATCCGGCAACACACGTTCACGGTCGCCTGCATGTTCGACAAGGGGTCTAAGCTTTAGCCGCACCACGTACAGGGAACTCTCAGAAAGGCGCCCATGTCCACTGCATCCGAAGCCGAGAAGTCGGCCGTCAACGGGATCCGCACGGCGCTCGGCGTCGGCGGCGTCCTCGCACTCATCGTCGGCATCCTGATCCTGGTCTGGCCGGGAAAGACCGCCGCCGTGGTCACCGTCATCATCGCGATCTACGCGATCGCCGCCGGGCTCGTCTACGCCGGTCTCGGGATCTTCTCGAAGACGAAGGGCGGGTGGGCGCGTGTCGGCCACATCGCCCTCGGCATCCTGTTCATCATCGCCGGCGTCGTGGCGCTGTTCAACATCGGTCAGACGACCGCGTGGCTCGCGCTGTTCCTCGGCATCCTCATCGGAATCATGTGGATCGTCGAAGGCATCGTCGCGCTGTCGACACTCGGTGACGCCGCCTCGAAGGGCTGGTCGATCTTCTTCGCCATCCTGAGCATCATCGCGGGCATCATCGTGCTGTTCTCGCCGATCTGGGGCGTCATCGTGCTCTGGTGGATTCTGGGCATCTCGCTCATCGTCCTCGGCATCATCAACATCGTCCGCGCTTTCACCTTCAAGGGCGACATCTGATCCGAGCCCGATCAGACGCCGGCCCCGGGAGCGATCGCTCCCGGGGCCGGCGTCTTCTGTACGACCTTGGTCAGTCGACCGGCAGATGCCGGCGCCACCAGTCGAGCACAGCGTCGAAACGCTCGATGCGGTGGCGCGGCCGTCCTGAGCGCGTGAGCTCGTGGTTCTCGCCGGGGAACACCAGCAGCTCGGCTTCGGTGCCCTGGCGCTTGAGCGCCGAGTAGTACCGTGTCGCCTGCTCGAGCGGGCAGCGGAAGTCGAGTTCCGAGTGCATCACGAGCGTCGGCGTCTTCACCTGGCCGACGACCGCCATCGGGCTCTGTCGCGCGATGTCGTCGGCCGAGATCCCGACGTACTCGTCGCCGAAGAACGAGCCGATGTCGCTCGTCCCCTGGAATGACAGCGGCTCGAGGAAGCCGCGCTCCACGATCGCGCCGGCGAAGCGGTGGTCGTGCGCGATGACCCAGGCGGTGAGGTAGCCGCCGTACGAGCCGCCCATCACGCCGACCCGCTCGCCGTCCAGACGTGCGTCGTCGGCGATGGCTCCGTCGAGGAAGTCGATGACGTCGGCGAAGTCGACGGTGCCCATCTGCTGGCGGATGCTGCGACCGTGCGCTCGTCCATAGCCCGCCGAGCCGCGGGGGTTCGAGTAGACCACCGCATAGCCGGCATCCACGAGCACCTGCGTCTCGTCGAACAGGTGCACCCCATACGACGCGAACGGTCCGCCGTGGATCTGCAGGATGACCGGGAACGGTCCTTCGCCCTCGGGTGCGGCGATCCAGCCGTGCACCGGGTAGCCATCGCGACCCGCCACGGTCAGCTCGCGCGGAAGAGCGATGCCGGATGCCGCGGCAGGCGCTCCGAACGCGGTCAAGGTGCGGGCGGCGCCGGCCTCGACGAGCACGAGCTCGCCGAACGAGTCGGGGCGCACCACGGCGGCGACGACGTGGTCACCTGCGGCGGCGTGACCGGTCACTTCGACGTCGCCGCCGAGGACCTCGGAGAGGGCGCCGTCGCGGCCGACGCGGATCAGCCGCACGCGGCCACGTGTGCGGTCCTGCACCAGGAATCCGTCGCCGACCGCCGTGATGTGGCTGCCGGCCTCACCGAGGTCGATCGTCTCGGCATCCGTGATCCGGACCGGACCGCCCTCTTCCAGCAGCCACAGGCCGACAGCCGGTGCGACGAAGTCGACGCCGTCGCCGACCTCGTTGGCGAGCAGTGCGATGGTGCCGTCGTCGGCGACATCCAGCCCCGATAGCGAGAGACCGGCGTCGGCTGACAGCAGCTCACGCTCACCCGAGCCGTCGACGGAGATCGCCAGGAGGCGGTTGCGCAGGTCGCGGCGGTCCGCCTCGATGTCGTCGGGGACGGTCAGCACCTCGCGGCCGTCGGCGGTGAACGCCAGACCGCCGTGGGACGCCGCGCCTTCGGTCAGTGCACGCGCCTCTGCGGCCACCACGATCTGCTTCGGCGGCGTCGCATCGTCGGGGCGCACGGCCGCGGCGGGCTCGTAGAACGGCTCGGAATCCGGCTCCGGGGCCGCGATCACGAAGACGTGCGCGGGCCGGTCGCCGATGTAGCCGAGACCGTTCGCGTGCCAGCGGATGCCCGTGATGTGACGCGGCGCCTCGGCCGCGGCATCCAGCCCCTCCACGCTGCCGTAGCGGCCCTTCTCGGGCACGCGCGCGAGGTAGGCGATCGTGGCGCCGTCGGGCGACCACGCGAAGTCCTCGACGCCGAGCGTCGCGTCGGTGGCCTGCACCGGCTCGCCGCCGCCCGCCGCCACGACGTGGACCTGCGCCTTGCCCTTGGCGTCGGCGCGCACGAAGGCGATGCGGGAGTCGTCGGGCGAGAGCTTCGGAGAGCCGTCGGCGACGCCGCGCGTGAGGCGGCGCGGGGCGCCGTCGGGAAGGTCGACGCGCCAGAGCTGGCCGACGGCCCGGTTCGCGGCGATGTCGGGGCGCGAGGACGCGAAGACGGCGAACGAGCCGTCAGCGGCGATCTCGGGGCGTCCGACGGAGACGAGGGTCTCGATGTCCTGAGCCCGCATCGATCACTCCGTCCCGAACGACGAGACGTCGCCGACCAGACGCGTGTTGTCGGCGGGCACCGGCTCGAGCGCGGCGAGGGCGACCTCGGCCGCGAACTCGGAGACGTTGTAGAGCTTGCCGGCGTCTTCGCGGCGGGCGGCGATCGCGCCCGGGTTCGCACGCTCGAGCAGTGTTGCGGTGATGGTGCCCTCGATCATGTCGCCCGAGACGACCACGAACTCGACACCGCGCTCGGTCAGCGCAGGGATCCGCTCGCGCAGCGCGTCCTCGCCGGCGCGCTTGGAGAGGGCGACCGGCTCGTACTCGGGCATCGTCGGCGTCGTCCGGATGAAGTGGGCCTGGTGGCTCGTGACGAACACGACCCGCGAGCCTTCACCGAGAAGCGGCAGGGCGGTCTCGAGCACGCTCACCTGCGCGTCGCGGTTGAGCAGCAGCGCGTAGTCCTCGGCCATGCCGGACTCCATGCCGCCCGAAGCGTTGAGCACGAGGACGTCGAGTGCTCCGAACGTGCGGGCGACCTCGTCGAACATCGCCTGGACGGATGCCGGGTCGGTGAGATCCGCGCCGACGACGAGGACCTGCACCCCGAGTTCACGCAGCTGGGTCGCGAGTTTCTCGGCCCTCGGAGCCTTGTTGCGGTAGTTGATGACGACGTTCGCGCCGGCCTGTGCGAGGTAGCGCGCGGTGTCGGCGCCGATGCCGCGCGACGAGCCCGTCACGAGTGCGGTCTTGCCGCTCAGGGAACTCTCGGGAAGCGGGGTGGATGTCTCAGTCACGTGTAGACCCTACCTGCTAGGTTCGAGCTGAGGAGGCGCACCGTGGAGCTCATCGAGACCGTCGAGCAGTGGGCGTGGATCGGCTGGCTGGTGCTGATCCTGGTGTTCCTCGTGATCGAGATGCTCACTCTCGATTTCACCTTCCTGATGCTCAGCATCGGCGGTCTGGCCGGTCTGATGACGGACCTGCTGGGCGCCCCGATCTGGCTTCAGGTGATCATCGCCGCCGCCGTCGCCGCGATCCTCGTGCTGGTCCTGCGGCCACCCTTGCTGCGCCGCCTGCGGCGCGGCGAAGATCCGACGCCCTCCAACGTCGACGCCCTCATCGGGCTGCGCGGCACCGTCGTCTCGTCGGTGGGCGCCCACGCCGGGCAGGTCAAGCTCGCCAACGGCGACATCTGGACCGCCCGGACCGAATCCGGCGACCTCGACCCGGGCACGCCGGTGCGCGTGAGCCGCATCGACGGCGCGACCGCGGTGGTCCGCTCCGACTTCCCCACTCCCCTGCCCCCGGCATCTGAGGACCCGCTCGCATGAACGACATCAGCTCGGCCATCCCGACCGCGATCGGCTGGATCCTCGCGATCGCGGTCTTCATCTTCGTGCTGGTCGTGATATTCCGCTCGATCCGCATCATCCCGCAGGCCAATGCCGGCATCGTCGAGCGTCTTGGCCGCTACCACAAGACCCTCATGCCGGGCCTGAACCTGCTGGTCCCCTTCATCGACCGGCTGCGTCCGCTCATCGACATGCGCGAGCAGGTCGTCTCATTCCCGCCGCAGCCCGTGATCACCGAGGACAACCTGGTGGTGTCGATCGACACGGTCGTGTACTTCCAGGTCACCGACGCGCGTGCCGCCACGTACGAGATCGCGAACTACCTCGGTGCGGTCGAGCAGCTGACGACGACCACCCTCCGCAACGTGGTCGGCGGGCTGAACCTCGAAGAGGCACTCACCAGCCGCGACAACATCAACGGTCAGCTGCGCGTGGTGCTCGACGAGGCCACCGGCAAGTGGGGCATCCGCGTCTCCCGTGTCGAGCTGAAGGCCATCGACCCGCCGCACTCGATCCAGGACTCGATGGAGAAGCAGATGCGTGCCGAGCGCGAGCGTCGCGCGACGATCCTGACCGCCGAGGGCTCGAAGCAGTCTCAGATCCTCGAGGCGGAGGGCCGTCGGCAGGCCGAGATCCTCAAGGCCGAAGGCGACAAACAGGCCGCGGTGCTGCGGGCGCAGGGCGAGGCCGAGGCGATCCAGACCGTGTTCGACGCGATCCACTCCGGCAACCCCGACGACAAGCTGCTGGCGTACCAGTATCTGCAGACGCTCCCCAAGATCGCCGACAGCGCATCGAGCAAGCTCTGGATCATCCCGAGCGAGTTCACCGAGGCGCTCAAAGGTCTGACCGGCTCGTTCGCCGGTGTGATGACGGATGCCGCGGCCAAGGGTCGCGCGCAGAGCACGGGCACCGCCTCAGGCGGCTCCGCACTGGGCGGCCCGCCGCCCGCAGTCACCCCGCCCACCCCGTGACCCACCCGTGGTTCAGCGGCGTCGCGACGCCGCGCATCCTCGCGCACCGCGGGCTCGTGACATCGGATGCCGCCCGCGGCGGCATGGTGGAGAACTCCTTCGCCGCGGTGGCCGCTGCCCACTCCGCCGGGGCGCACTACGTCGAGTCGGACTGCCACCTCACTGCGGACGGCGTGGTGGTGCTGTTCCACGACGACGACCTGTCGCGCGTCACCGGTGACCCTCGCAAGGTCGCCGACGTCCCCGTGCGCGAACTCGAAGACCTCATGAAAGGTCGCGGCGGGCTCATCACGCTCGCCCAGGCGCTGGACGCGTTCCCGGCGACGAGGTTCAACCTCGACGTGAAGGCGACGGCTGCCGCGTCCGCCGTCGGCAGGACGGTCGCGTCCTTCGGCGATCGCGTGCTGCTGACCAGCTTCTCCGACGCGCGGCGGCGTGCCGCCCTCGATGCCGCCGCGGCGATGGGCCGAGGCGTTCGCCCTGCGACGTCTGCGGGCCGCAGCACCATCGGGCGCGTGCTGACCGCCGTGGCGTCACGGTCGGACCGGCTGCTGGCCCGGGCGCTGGCGGGCATCGACGCCCTGCAGGTGCCCGAACGTCAGGGGCGCCTCCGCATCGTCACGCCTCGACTCGTCGCCGCCGCGCACCGGCACGATGTCGAGGTCCACGTATGGACGGTGAACGAGCCCGACGACATGAGGCGTCTCGTCTCGATGGGCGTCGACGGCATCGTCACCGATCGCGCCGACGTCGCGCTCTCCGCACTGACATAGCACGCCCATGTGACCGACCGCGAGTCCCGCTGTGCATCCACTGTGAAAGGTCGATGAACAGGGCTCCTTCGGATGATCCGCACAGGTCACTTCGTTATACCTGTACAGCGACGAGAGGACCACAAAATGGCAGACCGCAGTCTGCGCGGCATCCGACTCGGCGCCCAGAGCCTACAGAGCGAAGAGGGCGTCGTGTTCCATGAGCGCGCACAACACATCTACACGTGCACGTCGTGTGGACGTGACACGACTTTGACCTTCGCGGTTGACGCCGAGGTTCCGCCCGCCTGGGAGTGCCGCACGTGCGGTGCCGAGGCGCTGCTGCGGGTGGGCGACGGCACCGCGACCGTCGATCACTCGGGCGACAAGACCCCGCGCAGCCACTGGGACATGCTCCTGGAGCGCCGCACCCTTCCGGAGCTCGAAGAGCTTCTGGAGGAGCGTCTCGCCTACATCCGCGCCCGCCGCGGAGCCGGTGAGAGCGTCACGGCGGACAAGCTCAGCGCCTGACCCGCATCCGCGCGACGCCGGCCCTACGGGGCCGGCGTTTTCGCGTTCCCCGGGCGCAGGCGGCCGAGCACGCCCAGGCAGACGAGGGCGATCACTCCGCCCCATACGAGCAGCAGCTGGATCGCACCCCCGAAGGTGACAGCGGGCGTGAGCCCGGTGCGCAGCGGCACGTCCTCCAGCATGTGGCCGGCGGTGTCCGCGGGGATCCCGGCGATCTCCGACCCGTCGGGGGCGATGATCTGGCTCGTCCCGACCGTCGAGATGTTGACGACCGAGCGTCCCGTCTCGACTGCGCGCATGCGGGCGAAGGCGAGCTGCTGGAGATTCTCGTCGGTGCCGCGGAAGTCCGCGTTGTTCGTCTGGAACATGTAGATCTCGGCGCCGTCCTGCGCGCCGTCCCAGATCACGTCGTCGTAGATGACGTCGAAGCAGATCGCCAGGCCGACGCCGACGCCGTCCACGTCGAAGAACGGGCGGGAGCCGCCCTGCGTGTACTGCCGCTGCACCAGATCGATGAGATCCGGCGCGAACAGCCGGTAGAGCCAGCGATCGGGGACGTATTCGCCGAACGGCACGGGATGCCGCTTGTCGTACACGTCGACCGGATTCTCGGCATCCTGCTCCCACAGCAGGGATGAGTTGAAGTACTCGTCACCGCGCTGCGTGACCGCCGCGACGACGAGTGGCGCATCGAGCCGACCCGCCAGCGCATCCAGCGTCGCGGCGGTGCTCGCATTCGCTGTCGGATCGGAGTCGACGCCGCCCTCCGGCCACAGCAGCACGTCGAGATCCTCGCCGAACAGCGGAGCCGTGGCCTGCAGCTGGGCGTTCAGCACGTCGTTCCGGCCGCGCTCGTCGAAGTAGCCCGCCGGTCCGTTGCCCTGGACCGCCCCGACGCGCATGGTGCCGGCGTCCGTCGTAGGGAACTGCGGCAGCGCGAACAGCAGGATCGCGACGACGGCGACAGGGAGAGCCGTGCGGAGGTCGCGGTACCGGCGCATCCGCGCCCACTCGACCGCACTCGCGCACACCATGACGACGAAGAACGACAGCCCCGCGACGCCCACCCAGGACGCGACGCTCGCAAGCGGGCTGTCGGCCTGCGAGATGCCGACACGGCCCCACGGGAACCCTCCGTACGGCCACGTGCCGAGCAGCTGCTCACGCAGCACCCACAGGGCGGCCACGATCGCGGGGAGGGCCACCAGGCGCGCCCAGGCGCCCGTCCGCACGCGCGGGAGCCACCGGTAGGCCAGCGCGATCGGCACGGCCGTCACCGCCGTGAGGAGCGCCTCGAGGGTCGCAAGAGCGATCCACGGGACAGGGCCGAGATACCGCGCGGTGAACGACACGTTCACCAGGAAGAACGCCAGTCCGAAGACCAGCCCGACCAGGACGGCGCCCCAGACCCGCCGGCCGATGAGGCTGATCAGTGTCAGCGGGATCGCCACGAACACCATCGGCCACCACGCCAGCGCCGGGAAGGCCGTCGTGAGGGCGAGTCCGCCGACGGCCGCCGCGATGACCGCCGCCCACAGGGGCAGGAGCGGGCGCGGCAGCGGTGGGCGGGACGGCGCGTCGGGTGGCACGGAATCCACCCTAGGCGAGCCGGACGACGATGCTCTTCGGCCGCGGGGTCAGACGGCCGAATAGGCGACGATGCCGCGGCGGACGGCATCCAGCGCCTTGCGGGCGGTGCCGGCTATCGGCTGGTCGGCGACGATCGACAGCTGGTCGAGCAGGTCGATCGTCTGCTTCGCCCAGCGGACGAAGTCGCCCGCCGCCATATCGGCCTCGGTCAGCACGCGATCGAGCATGCCGCCGCGCGCCCACGTGTGCATCGCCTGCGCCAGGCCCGCAGAGACGGGCTCGGATCCTGGGAGCCGGTGCTCGCGCTCGAGATCGTCGAGTTCCTGCCACAGCGACGTCGTCGCCTCGAAGGCGGACCGGAACGCTCCGCGCGGCAGTCCGCGCTCCCCCGGCCCGGCGTCGTCGCGGCGCGGCTCGTAGACCAGCGAGCAGGCGAGAGCG
This window harbors:
- a CDS encoding DUF899 family protein encodes the protein MTETPSGARPLPETTDRAEWQSRLDDLLVKEKAHTRAGDELAAERRRLPMVEVDPTTPVIGADGPIPLIEVFEGRSQLIAYFHMWHDGKPAARQCVGCTFSTSHMNELSYLNSRDITYATFCEGPYEASSRYRDFMGWTMPWYAVPVESLDQLVAGRDFGMLVCYLRDGDRVYETYWTTGRGNERMAPSYALMDLTVYGRQEFWEDSPAGWPKQFDTRGQQMSLKGRPTAQWPRIRAGHGDDLGEAAESSPEHAHHH
- a CDS encoding pyridoxamine 5'-phosphate oxidase family protein, with amino-acid sequence MPEPRDRATRKVDLLTALTAPAADVWVATASPDAAAHLVPLSLAWIDDRAVIALEERSVTARNIAVSGIARLAIGPTRDVAMIDAVLERSAGVDDESLGGAYAAQADWDPRGLAGYVFLVLRPTRIQAWRESNELAGRVLMRDGAWVV
- a CDS encoding AEC family transporter, with the translated sequence MLESLTGFVVVGVAILVGWILGRIDLLGEHARPVLARLTFFVLSPFLLFVVLAQADVKTLFSALLPVSAIAAVAVILAHAFIARIAWRRSVGETVIGALSAGQVNSNNIGIPLSLYLLGSAAYPAPVILMQLLVFTPITMAILDAVTTARASLWRAIARVATNPIVLGSVLGTLVSVSGIELPPIVMEPTVLIANACVPILLIAYGISLHGQRVLAPSGRRRDIVLASTLKLVAMPVIAWAVAEFVFGLSAHDVLVVTVLAALPTAQNVFNYSQRYDVGETISRDTVFLTTIGCVPVLILVTLLLG
- a CDS encoding DUF6510 family protein, which codes for MRAEIATSTVDGNAAAGLLWDVFEADVTALIAVCGGCREGAPVAEAIVEIDEAAAIVRCRTCTHTLFTVLRHEGGVRLVVGTLHEIVRP
- a CDS encoding ferredoxin reductase — encoded protein: MTVGGWQPARVVEAVGTTPSARLLHLQVPGWPGNEAGQHVDIRLTAEDGYQAVRSYSIGSYGPGETIELAVDEIPDGEVSPYLVRDVLPGDELEVKGPLGGYFVWRPGGAEPVQLIAGGSGIVPLMAIVRAATDARAAASVRLLYSVRTAEDAIYRDELERQASNGGVALTWRYTRGAPGGWQGRVGRVDDDVLRAATWEPGREPIVYVCGPTGFVEHVADALVGLGHPPARIRTERFGGA
- a CDS encoding sulfite oxidase-like oxidoreductase, producing the protein MAVVSRGFGARRRESDPRLPPGQYLTEDFPVLSAGPTPRIDLGEWRFGIRTEGGAETCWTWEEFQALPIEDVDTDIHCVTRWSKLGTSWRGVSLDTLLDEVETDAAYAMAHSYGGYTTNIPLDELREGRAWVAFEFDGEPLDPEHGGPARLLVPHLYFWKSAKWVRGLTLMDDDEPGFWEQNGYNMHGDPWTEERYW
- a CDS encoding DUF308 domain-containing protein, coding for MSTASEAEKSAVNGIRTALGVGGVLALIVGILILVWPGKTAAVVTVIIAIYAIAAGLVYAGLGIFSKTKGGWARVGHIALGILFIIAGVVALFNIGQTTAWLALFLGILIGIMWIVEGIVALSTLGDAASKGWSIFFAILSIIAGIIVLFSPIWGVIVLWWILGISLIVLGIINIVRAFTFKGDI
- a CDS encoding S9 family peptidase, producing the protein MRAQDIETLVSVGRPEIAADGSFAVFASSRPDIAANRAVGQLWRVDLPDGAPRRLTRGVADGSPKLSPDDSRIAFVRADAKGKAQVHVVAAGGGEPVQATDATLGVEDFAWSPDGATIAYLARVPEKGRYGSVEGLDAAAEAPRHITGIRWHANGLGYIGDRPAHVFVIAAPEPDSEPFYEPAAAVRPDDATPPKQIVVAAEARALTEGAASHGGLAFTADGREVLTVPDDIEADRRDLRNRLLAISVDGSGERELLSADAGLSLSGLDVADDGTIALLANEVGDGVDFVAPAVGLWLLEEGGPVRITDAETIDLGEAGSHITAVGDGFLVQDRTRGRVRLIRVGRDGALSEVLGGDVEVTGHAAAGDHVVAAVVRPDSFGELVLVEAGAARTLTAFGAPAAASGIALPRELTVAGRDGYPVHGWIAAPEGEGPFPVILQIHGGPFASYGVHLFDETQVLVDAGYAVVYSNPRGSAGYGRAHGRSIRQQMGTVDFADVIDFLDGAIADDARLDGERVGVMGGSYGGYLTAWVIAHDHRFAGAIVERGFLEPLSFQGTSDIGSFFGDEYVGISADDIARQSPMAVVGQVKTPTLVMHSELDFRCPLEQATRYYSALKRQGTEAELLVFPGENHELTRSGRPRHRIERFDAVLDWWRRHLPVD
- a CDS encoding SDR family oxidoreductase, giving the protein MTETSTPLPESSLSGKTALVTGSSRGIGADTARYLAQAGANVVINYRNKAPRAEKLATQLRELGVQVLVVGADLTDPASVQAMFDEVARTFGALDVLVLNASGGMESGMAEDYALLLNRDAQVSVLETALPLLGEGSRVVFVTSHQAHFIRTTPTMPEYEPVALSKRAGEDALRERIPALTERGVEFVVVSGDMIEGTITATLLERANPGAIAARREDAGKLYNVSEFAAEVALAALEPVPADNTRLVGDVSSFGTE
- a CDS encoding NfeD family protein — protein: MELIETVEQWAWIGWLVLILVFLVIEMLTLDFTFLMLSIGGLAGLMTDLLGAPIWLQVIIAAAVAAILVLVLRPPLLRRLRRGEDPTPSNVDALIGLRGTVVSSVGAHAGQVKLANGDIWTARTESGDLDPGTPVRVSRIDGATAVVRSDFPTPLPPASEDPLA
- a CDS encoding SPFH domain-containing protein is translated as MNDISSAIPTAIGWILAIAVFIFVLVVIFRSIRIIPQANAGIVERLGRYHKTLMPGLNLLVPFIDRLRPLIDMREQVVSFPPQPVITEDNLVVSIDTVVYFQVTDARAATYEIANYLGAVEQLTTTTLRNVVGGLNLEEALTSRDNINGQLRVVLDEATGKWGIRVSRVELKAIDPPHSIQDSMEKQMRAERERRATILTAEGSKQSQILEAEGRRQAEILKAEGDKQAAVLRAQGEAEAIQTVFDAIHSGNPDDKLLAYQYLQTLPKIADSASSKLWIIPSEFTEALKGLTGSFAGVMTDAAAKGRAQSTGTASGGSALGGPPPAVTPPTP